The Pseudomonadota bacterium genome includes a region encoding these proteins:
- the dksA gene encoding RNA polymerase-binding protein DksA yields the protein MKTQPWTPDEPYMSDAQLEYFREHLLTWRKELLQASRQTIDHMRDAQPEIGDEADESVRIESQQFELRTRDRYRKLIRKIDMALDRIREGSYGYCEITGEPIGVARLQARPIANLCLDAQEIKERQERSLGVSREASRMAF from the coding sequence ATGAAGACGCAACCATGGACGCCTGACGAGCCCTACATGAGCGACGCACAGCTCGAATACTTTCGTGAGCATCTCCTGACGTGGCGTAAAGAGCTACTGCAGGCCTCTCGTCAGACGATCGATCACATGCGTGACGCGCAGCCTGAAATCGGTGACGAGGCGGATGAGTCGGTCCGGATCGAAAGCCAGCAGTTTGAACTGCGCACCCGCGACCGGTATCGCAAGCTGATCCGAAAGATCGATATGGCGCTGGACCGCATCCGCGAGGGTTCCTACGGGTACTGTGAGATCACCGGAGAGCCGATAGGGGTTGCCCGGCTGCAAGCGAGGCCTATCGCGAACCTTTGCCTGGATGCGCAGGAGATTAAGGAGCGACAGGAGCGCAGCCTGGGGGTTTCTCGCGAGGCGTCGAGGATGGCGTTCTAG
- a CDS encoding UDP-2,3-diacylglucosamine diphosphatase, with protein MHSRVRSLFVSDVHLGTPDCQAGHLLHLLNTTTARQLFLVGDIVDIKAMSSRAYWHPTHTRVLERLLELANSGTRVVYVPGNHDEEARAFCGAEWRGIEIRRELDYVAVDGSRYRVRHGDELDELGQGKRWLESVGETLYGFSCRLNTWYNSARQRMDLTYSPWSVSIKRRLTKAMAYIQCFEERAMNEARGLLVDGYICGHIHFANIRCVDGIAYLNDGDWVEHCTTICELEQGGFELWRCADRSECLATLPSHWWTDSPLSSAA; from the coding sequence ATGCACAGTCGAGTCAGATCGTTGTTTGTTTCTGATGTCCACTTGGGCACACCCGATTGCCAGGCGGGACACCTGCTCCATTTGTTGAACACCACAACCGCCAGGCAGCTGTTTCTCGTCGGAGATATTGTCGACATCAAAGCCATGAGTAGCCGGGCCTACTGGCATCCCACCCACACGAGGGTGCTCGAGCGGTTGCTCGAGCTCGCCAATTCAGGAACTCGGGTGGTCTACGTGCCTGGCAACCATGACGAGGAAGCCCGTGCCTTCTGCGGGGCTGAATGGCGCGGCATCGAAATCCGGCGCGAGCTGGACTACGTTGCCGTCGACGGATCCCGCTACCGCGTACGTCACGGTGATGAGCTGGACGAGTTGGGCCAGGGCAAACGCTGGCTGGAGAGTGTCGGTGAGACGCTGTACGGCTTCAGCTGTCGACTGAACACCTGGTACAACTCGGCGCGCCAGCGAATGGACCTGACCTACTCACCGTGGTCGGTGAGCATCAAGCGTCGCCTGACCAAAGCCATGGCATACATTCAATGCTTTGAAGAGCGCGCGATGAACGAGGCTCGTGGGCTCCTTGTAGACGGCTATATCTGCGGTCACATCCACTTCGCCAATATCCGCTGTGTGGACGGCATCGCCTACCTGAACGACGGCGATTGGGTCGAACACTGCACAACAATCTGTGAGCTCGAACAGGGCGGCTTTGAGCTTTGGCGCTGTGCCGATCGCAGCGAATGCCTCGCGACCCTTCCCAGCCACTGGTGGACCGACTCACCGCTTTCCAGCGCGGCGTAA